A DNA window from Drosophila biarmipes strain raj3 chromosome 2R, RU_DBia_V1.1, whole genome shotgun sequence contains the following coding sequences:
- the LOC108029565 gene encoding uncharacterized protein LOC108029565 isoform X3: MLKYFEERDEDFDVRLLIHQSLAGCVIGKGGQKIKEIRDRIGCRFLKVFSNVAPQSTDRVVQTVGKQSQVIDAVREVITLTRDTPIKGAIHNYDPMNFDRVYADEYGGYGTGSGSTRPSQRGNNRNGGVGAGGAGAGGAAGGNGGGFSTGGARGNAGGRGGADRFGGAAGGVAAGAGMGQRDNPFINPWANGGGGDVDGFGNTGGGAGGFAGNSFGGGAGGPFGGGSFGNNGFGGGPSDFGGNSGNFGQAQGSNSLPSLGSFSQNQGGTSNLPSLSSFGQNPGGAGGLGNGLSGGSANNGGVGALGGANGAGGFNAGGGANGGPNGSPNASANVPQGHDPNNSTQVTIPKELAGAIIGKGGGRIRRIRNESSAYITIDEPLPNSNDRIITISGTPKQIQMAQYLLQQSVHENGRRNI, from the exons CGCATTGGCTGCCGCTTTCTGAAGGTCTTCTCGAATGTGGCACCCCAGAGCACGGATCGTGTGGTGCAGACCGTGGGCAAGCAGAGCCAGGTCATCGATGCGGTGCGGGAGGTTATCACTCTTACCCGGGACACTCCCATTAAGGGAGCCATACACAACTATGATCCCATGAACTTTGACCGCGTCTACGCGGACGAGTATGGCGGCTATGGAACTGGAAGCGGAAGTACCCGACCCAGTCAGCGGGGAAACAATCGTAACGGCGGAGTCGgcgctggtggtgctggtgccgGCGGAGCAGCCGGAGGCAACGGGGGAGGATTCAGTACTGGCGGAGCACGCGGAAATGCCGGCGGACGGGGCGGAGCCGATCGCTTTGGcggtgctgctggtggagtAGCCGCCGGTGCTGGAATGGGACAGCGCGACAATCCGTTCATCAACCCGTGGGCCAACGGTGGAGGCGGTGATGTCGATGGTTTCGGCAACACCGGGGGCGGTGCTGGTGGATTTGCCGGCAACAGTTTCGGCGGTGGAGCTGGCGGTCCATTCGGTGGCGGCAGCTTTGGCAACAACGGCTTTGGAGGCGGACCCAGCGACTTTGGCGGCAATTCTGGCAACTTTGGCCAAGCCCAGGGTAGCAACAGCCTGCCAAGTTTGGGCAGCTTCAGCCAGAACCAAGGCGGCACCAGCAACTTGCCTAGCTTGAGCAGTTTTGGTCAGAATCCTGGAGGAGCCGGCGGCTTGGGCAACGGACTGAGTGGCGGCAGTGCTAATAACGGTGGCGTTGGAGCTCTGGGTGGTGCCAATGGAGCTGGTGGCTTCAATGCTGGCGGCGGGGCCAATGGTGGGCCAAATGGCAGCCCAAATGCTTCTGCGAATGTGCCACAGGGCCACGATCCCAACAACAGCACACAGGTCACCATTCCAAAGGAG TTGGCTGGTGCCATTATTGGCAAGGGAGGTGGCCGCATCCGTCGCATCCGCAACGAGTCCAGTGCATACATCACCATCGACGAGCCCCTGCCCAACTCGAACGATCGCATCATCACGATCTCGGGCACGCCCAAGCAAATACAGATGGCCCAGTATCTGCTGCAACAGAG CGTACACGAAAATGGCAGGCGAAACATTTAA